The following coding sequences lie in one Gadus macrocephalus chromosome 1, ASM3116895v1 genomic window:
- the kcna10a gene encoding potassium voltage-gated channel subfamily A member 10, protein MEVALVDLEGLDDVDSSLEDELESYADETTALTVDMPPERSSPTRDHPFLAPQLASTPSHFSTLPPSIWGSSASMAGLQAQTLAVPQSPKTNTGSRRGRTSCASMISNWKLLLSSESTKESETIYSRLAKECCEDLFVDKRGLDDGDQKVIINIAGLRFETQLKTLDQFPDTLLGDPTKRMDYFDPMRNEYFFDRNRPSFDGILYYYQSGGKIRRPANVPLDVFTDEMIFYELGSEAMEQFREDEGFIKDTEIPLPTNEIHRQFWLLFEYPESSNAARGVALVSVFVIVISIIIFCLETLPEFREESDMLIPSGLKPLNQSAGAQPPKPPTFSDPFFIIETACIVWFFFELFVRFLVCPSKSDFFHNLMNIIDIVSIIPYFVTVVTEVVSTPQEHASANMSLAILRIIRLVRVFRIFKLSRHSKGLQILGQTLKASMRELGLLIFFLFIGVILFSSAIYFAEVDEPNTQFVSIPEGFWWAVVTMTTVGYGDMCPITMGGKMVGTLCAIAGVLTIALPVPVIVSNFNYFYHRETEAEDKLPMTTAVEEAMKLDMENKQGSRTTLNKSNGVWQNDIGQ, encoded by the coding sequence ATGGAGGTGGCTCTGGTCGACTTGGAGGGCCTGGACGACGTGGACAGCAGCCTGGAGGATGAGCTGGAGAGCTACGCAGACGAGACCACCGCTCTCACGGTGGACATGCCACCGGAGCGGAGCAGCCCGACGAGGGACCATCCCTTCCTGGCGCCTCAACTCGCCTCCACACCCTCCCACTTCAGCACCTTGCCCCCCAGCATATGGGGGTCTTCAGCCTCAATGGCCGGCCTACAGGCACAGACACTGGCCGTACCCCAGTCCCCGAAGACGAATACGGGGAGCAGACGGGGGCGCACAAGCTGTGCCAGCATGATCTCCAACTGGAAGTTGTTGCTAAGCAGCGAGTCCACCAAGGAGAGTGAGACCATATACAGCCGCCTAGCGAAGGAGTGCTGCGAGGATCTGTTTGTTGATAAGCGTGGTCTTGACGACGGCGACCAGAAGGTTATAATAAATATTGCCGGTCTTCGATTCGAGACTCAGCTCAAAACATTGGACCAGTTCCCCGACACGCTCCTGGGGGACCCGACGAAGAGGATGGATTACTTTGACCCGATGAGGAACGAGTACTTTTTCGACCGGAACAGGCCAAGCTTCGACGGGATCTTGTATTACTACCAGTCGGGGGGTAAGATCCGGCGTCCAGCCAACGTTCCTCTTGACGTGTTTACAGATGAGATGATCTTCTATGAGTTGGGCAGTGAGGCCATGGAGCAGTTCCGAGAAGACGAGGGCTTCATAAAGGACACAGAGATCCCGCTGCCAACCAACGAAATCCATCGGCAGTTCTGGCTGCTGTTTGAGTACCCGGAGAGCTCCAACGCAGCACGGGGCGTCGCGCTCGTCTCGGTCTTCGTCATCGTCATCTCCATCATCATCTTCTGCCTGGAGACTCTGCCAGAGTTCAGAGAAGAGTCGGACATGCTCATTCCCAGCGGGCTGAAGCCTCTCAACCAATCCGCGGGCGCGCAGCCACCCAAGCCCCCAACCTTCTCAGATCCCTTCTTCATCATCGAGACGGCCTGCATCGTTTGGTTCTTCTTCGAGCTGTTTGTGCGCTTTTTGGTGTGTCCCAGCAAGAGCGACTTCTTCCACAACCTGATGAACATCATAGACATCGTGTCCATCATCCCCTACTTTGTCACGGTGGTCACGGAGGTGGTGAGCACACCTCAGGAGCACGCATCGGCCAACATGTCTCTGGCCATCCTGCGCATCATCCGTCTGGTCCGGGTGTTCCGCATCTTCAAGCTCTCGCGTCACTCCAAGGGGCTGCAGATTCTGGGGCAGACGCTCAAGGCCAGCATGCGGGAGCTGGGACTTctcatcttcttcctcttcatcggAGTCATCCTCTTCTCCAGCGCTATCTATTTCGCTGAGGTGGACGAGCCCAATACGCAGTTTGTCAGCATACCAGAGGGGTTTTGGTGGGCGGTTGTCACCATGACCACGGTGGGCTACGGAGACATGTGTCCGATCACCATGGGCGGTAAGATGGTGGGTACCCTGTGCGCCATCGCCGGCGTGCTGACCATCGCCCTGCCCGTGCCCGTCATCGTCTCCAACTTCAACTACTTCTACCACCGCGAAACGGAGGCTGAGGACAAGCTCCCCATGACCACTGCTGTGGAGGAGGCCATGAAGTTGGACATGGAAAACAAACAAGGAAGTAGAACCACGCTGAACAAGTCCAACGGCGTCTGGCAGAATGACATAGGGCAataa